From Cellulosimicrobium cellulans, the proteins below share one genomic window:
- a CDS encoding ThiF family adenylyltransferase, translated as MTTPLAPLVAPGPELTTAELERYARHLALPGVGPEGQRRLAAARVLVVGAGGLGSPALLYLAAAGVGTIGIVDDDVVDTSNLQRQVIHGGSDVGRRKVDSARDAIADVNPHVRVVEHALRLDADTALDVLRGYDVVLDGADNFPTRYLVSDAAEVLGLPVVWGSIYRFQGQVSVFWGAPRFAVPDDVPLPGGAAPVGPGDGEARGVTYRDVFPVPPPPGAAPDCATGGVFGAMCGTLGSVMATEAIKLVTGAGTTLLGRLAVYDALDLSWRQLTVRADPTREPVTALLPGDDAYAAFCGLAPATPDARPVAGERDVAARDAAALLGDDGTAPYLLDVREDWEARVRPVPGSTLVPSGTFLSGDPAAALADLPTDRTVLVLCAVGARSARVADVARAAGIDARSVVGGVPALLDALAAPSPAR; from the coding sequence ATGACGACGCCGCTCGCGCCCCTCGTCGCACCCGGCCCCGAGCTGACCACCGCGGAGCTCGAGCGGTACGCGCGCCACCTCGCACTGCCCGGCGTCGGCCCCGAGGGCCAGCGTCGCCTCGCCGCCGCGCGCGTGCTCGTCGTCGGCGCGGGCGGCCTCGGCAGCCCCGCCCTGCTCTACCTCGCCGCCGCGGGCGTCGGCACGATCGGCATCGTCGACGACGACGTCGTCGACACGTCCAACCTCCAGCGCCAGGTGATCCACGGCGGCTCCGACGTCGGACGTCGCAAGGTCGACTCCGCGCGCGACGCGATCGCCGACGTCAACCCGCACGTGCGCGTCGTCGAGCACGCGCTGCGCCTCGACGCGGACACCGCGCTCGACGTGCTGCGCGGCTACGACGTCGTGCTCGACGGCGCCGACAACTTCCCCACGCGCTACCTCGTCTCCGACGCGGCCGAGGTGCTCGGCCTGCCCGTGGTCTGGGGCTCGATCTACCGCTTCCAGGGTCAGGTCAGCGTCTTCTGGGGTGCGCCGCGGTTCGCGGTGCCCGACGACGTCCCGCTCCCGGGTGGCGCGGCTCCCGTCGGTCCCGGGGACGGCGAGGCGCGCGGCGTCACGTACCGCGACGTGTTCCCCGTCCCGCCGCCGCCCGGGGCCGCACCCGACTGTGCGACCGGCGGCGTGTTCGGCGCGATGTGCGGGACCCTCGGCTCCGTCATGGCGACCGAGGCGATCAAGCTCGTCACCGGCGCCGGCACGACGCTGCTGGGCCGCCTCGCCGTCTACGACGCGCTCGACCTCTCGTGGCGCCAGCTCACCGTGCGCGCCGACCCGACGCGCGAGCCCGTCACCGCGCTCCTGCCGGGCGACGACGCGTACGCCGCGTTCTGCGGGCTCGCCCCGGCGACGCCGGACGCGCGGCCGGTCGCGGGGGAGCGCGACGTCGCCGCCCGCGACGCGGCGGCCCTGCTGGGCGACGACGGCACGGCGCCGTACCTGCTCGACGTGCGCGAGGACTGGGAGGCGCGGGTGCGCCCCGTGCCCGGGTCGACCCTCGTGCCGAGCGGGACGTTCCTCTCGGGCGACCCGGCCGCGGCGCTCGCGGACCTCCCGACGGACCGCACCGTGCTCGTCCTGTGCGCGGTCGGCGCCCGCTCGGCCCGCGTCGCCGACGTCGCCCGCGCCGCGGGGATCGACGCCCGCTCGGTCGTCGGCGGCGTCCCCGCCCTCCTCGACGCGCTCGCGGCGCCCTCCCCGGCCAGGTAG
- a CDS encoding thiazole synthase — protein sequence MTTTDTTPRRPADREGLDDDPLVVAGTTIGSRLVMGTGGAANLLTLEDALVASGTALTTVAMRRVAVRAGGDANPDAGIWALLARLGIRALPNTAGCFSVREAVLTAHLAREACGTEWVKLEVIADDVTLLPDPVGLVEAAEQLVRDGFVVLPYTNDDPILARRLEDVGCAAVMPLGAPIGTGLGILNPRNIEAIATAARVPVILDAGIGTASDAAQAMELGCDGVLLATAVTRAADPVRMAHAMRLAVESGRLAAGAGRIPRREGALASSSPDGRLDLAL from the coding sequence GTGACCACGACCGACACCACCCCGCGCCGACCTGCGGACCGCGAAGGCCTCGACGACGACCCGCTCGTCGTCGCGGGCACGACCATCGGGTCGCGCCTCGTCATGGGCACCGGCGGGGCGGCGAACCTGCTCACGCTCGAGGACGCGCTCGTCGCGTCGGGCACCGCGCTGACGACGGTCGCGATGCGCCGCGTCGCCGTGCGAGCCGGTGGCGACGCGAACCCCGACGCCGGGATCTGGGCGCTGCTCGCACGCCTCGGCATCCGGGCGCTGCCCAACACGGCCGGGTGCTTCTCCGTGCGTGAGGCCGTGCTCACCGCGCACCTCGCGCGCGAGGCGTGCGGCACCGAGTGGGTCAAGCTCGAGGTGATCGCGGACGACGTCACGCTCCTGCCCGACCCCGTCGGTCTCGTCGAGGCGGCCGAGCAGCTCGTGCGCGACGGGTTCGTCGTGCTGCCCTACACGAACGACGACCCGATCCTCGCGCGCCGGCTCGAGGACGTCGGGTGCGCCGCGGTCATGCCGCTCGGCGCGCCGATCGGCACCGGCCTCGGCATCCTCAACCCCCGCAACATCGAGGCGATCGCCACCGCCGCGCGCGTGCCCGTGATCCTCGACGCGGGGATCGGCACGGCGTCCGACGCCGCCCAGGCCATGGAGCTCGGGTGCGACGGCGTGCTCCTCGCGACCGCCGTCACGCGCGCCGCCGACCCGGTCCGCATGGCGCACGCGATGCGCCTCGCCGTCGAGTCGGGCCGCCTGGCCGCCGGCGCCGGCCGCATCCCCCGCCGCGAGGGCGCCCTCGCCAGCTCGTCGCCGGACGGCCGCCTCGACCTCGCCCTCTGA
- the thiS gene encoding sulfur carrier protein ThiS: MTASTPSALVNGEPYPLDAPVHLEQLVAALVPAYVADGTPQGVAVAVDDAVVPRGSWATTVVAPGDRIEIVTAVQGG, translated from the coding sequence GTGACCGCATCCACTCCGAGCGCGCTCGTCAACGGCGAGCCGTACCCGCTCGACGCGCCCGTGCACCTCGAGCAGCTCGTCGCGGCGCTCGTGCCCGCGTACGTCGCCGACGGGACGCCGCAGGGCGTCGCCGTCGCCGTGGACGACGCCGTCGTGCCGCGCGGCTCGTGGGCGACGACCGTCGTCGCGCCCGGCGACCGCATCGAGATCGTGACCGCCGTCCAGGGCGGCTGA